Proteins encoded together in one Lachnospiraceae bacterium JLR.KK008 window:
- a CDS encoding HD domain-containing protein, with translation MKTFAAIDVGSYELSMKIFEISRKEKLREIDHVRHRIELGTETYTTGKLSRERVDELCRVLGEFANIMKAYQVSDYQAYGTSAVREMINRTVVLEQIKLRTGIHVDVLNNSEQRFLDYKSIASKGELFNSLISSGTAIIDIGGGSIQVSLFDKGSLVTTQNMRVGILRIREHLSQLKLKSSQYREIIEELLSGQIEVFEKLYLKGKKIENIIVVDEYISSALGKKDRGLLENYINSEVYTAFAEEIHGHSLSEVGKRLQVPEESMFLLYISSVMVLKFLRTMEAARLWIPGVTLCDGIAYEYAEKNKILFTNHDFEKDIIDCTQNISKRYMGSKKRGETLEKIALTIFDSMKKVHGLGKRERLLLRLAALLHDCGKYITMTNVGEASYEIVMSTEIIGLSHMERETVANIVRYNYREFVYFDARGESGLDKQSYLVMAKLTAILRAATGLDRSHKEKFRNIVAALREGQLVLTVDTTNDITLEKGLFSASADFFEEIFDIRPVIKRKRGV, from the coding sequence ATGAAAACATTTGCGGCGATTGATGTGGGCTCTTATGAACTTTCCATGAAAATATTTGAGATTTCCCGCAAAGAGAAGCTGCGGGAGATTGACCATGTCAGACATCGGATCGAGCTGGGGACCGAGACTTACACGACGGGAAAACTGAGCCGGGAACGGGTGGATGAGCTCTGCCGGGTTCTGGGGGAATTTGCCAATATTATGAAAGCCTATCAGGTATCCGATTACCAGGCATACGGGACGAGCGCTGTCAGGGAAATGATAAACCGGACGGTTGTCCTCGAGCAGATCAAGCTGCGCACCGGCATCCATGTCGATGTGCTGAACAATTCGGAGCAGCGATTTCTGGATTATAAGTCAATCGCCTCAAAGGGAGAACTGTTCAACAGCCTGATTTCCAGCGGGACCGCGATTATCGACATCGGAGGCGGGAGCATTCAAGTCTCCTTATTTGATAAAGGAAGCCTTGTGACGACGCAGAATATGCGGGTCGGCATTTTGCGTATCCGGGAACATCTGTCTCAGCTCAAGTTAAAGTCTTCGCAGTACAGGGAGATCATAGAGGAACTGCTGTCAGGACAGATCGAAGTGTTTGAAAAACTTTATCTGAAAGGAAAAAAGATCGAAAATATCATTGTCGTCGATGAATATATTTCCAGTGCGCTCGGCAAAAAGGACCGCGGGCTGCTTGAAAATTATATTAACAGTGAAGTCTATACGGCGTTTGCGGAAGAGATCCACGGTCATTCGCTGTCTGAGGTGGGAAAGAGACTGCAAGTACCGGAAGAGAGTATGTTTCTGTTGTATATCTCCTCTGTGATGGTGCTCAAATTTCTGCGGACGATGGAAGCGGCCAGACTGTGGATTCCAGGTGTGACGCTCTGTGACGGCATAGCCTATGAGTATGCGGAAAAAAACAAAATCCTGTTTACGAATCATGATTTTGAGAAAGATATTATCGACTGTACACAGAATATCAGCAAGCGGTATATGGGCAGCAAGAAGCGGGGAGAGACACTGGAGAAGATCGCACTGACGATCTTTGACAGTATGAAAAAGGTGCACGGGCTCGGCAAACGGGAACGGCTGCTGCTCCGGCTGGCCGCACTTTTGCATGACTGCGGGAAATATATTACGATGACAAACGTGGGCGAGGCGTCCTATGAGATTGTCATGTCGACGGAAATCATCGGCCTCTCCCATATGGAACGGGAGACCGTGGCCAATATTGTCAGGTACAATTACCGGGAATTTGTCTATTTTGACGCCAGAGGCGAGAGTGGGCTGGATAAGCAGTCCTATCTGGTGATGGCGAAGCTGACTGCGATTCTGCGTGCGGCTACGGGACTTGACAGGAGCCATAAGGAGAAGTTCCGTAATATCGTGGCGGCGCTTCGGGAAGGGCAGCTTGTGCTCACAGTCGATACGACCAACGATATTACACTGGAAAAGGGCCTGTTTTCTGCTTCGGCCGACTTTTTTGAAGAGATCTTTGATATAAGACCTGTTATCAAACGGAAAAGGGGAGTGTAG